TTTGTTACTGTATAATCATCCATCCCGTATTTGGAACCTTCCCGGCCCATTCCTGAAAACTTCACTCCTCCGAAAGGAACTTGCTCCGAGGAGATAACTCCTTCGTTGACACCCACCATTCCGCATTCCAGGTTTTCCGTCATCCGGAAGATACGGGAGATGTCTCTCGTATAAACATAGGAAGCGAGTCCGAATTCGGTATCATTTGCTTTTGCGATTGCATCTTCTTCGGAAGAAAATGTCATAATCGAAGATACCGGACCGAACGTTTCTTCTTTGAAAACCAACATATCTTTGTTGATCGGAAATAAAACGGTCGGCTCGTAAAAATTGCCGCCAAGCAGGTGTTTTTTGCCGCCCGTGAGAATTTTTGCGCCTTGGGAAACCGCATCCTGTACATGAGCTTCCACTTTTTTTAATGCGGCTTCGCTGATCAACGGACCTTGCTCTACACCCGGCTCCAAACCGGATCCGACTTTTAACTTGGCCGCTTCCTTGGACAGTCTGGTCGCAAATTCTTCCGCAATCGAATCCTGAACCAGGAAACGGTTCACGCATATACAAGTTTGTCCCGTATTTCTATATTTTGATAACATGGCTCCTTTGATAGCTTCATCCATATCCGCATCTTCAAATACGATGAAAGGAGCATTCCCACCTAACTCAAGTGAGAGTTTTTTTAGAGTGGGTGCCGATTTTTCCATGAGATATTGTCCCGTTTTTGTAGAACCTGTGAAACTGAGCTTTCGAACATCTTTATTTTGCAATAGGGATTCTCCGATGGCAAAGGGATCGCCTGTCACCAAATTCCAAACTCCTTTGGGAATCCCTGCTCTTTCTCCCAATACGGCAAGCGCCAAAGCTGAGTAAGGTGTTAGTTCCGAGGGTTTGGATACTACAGTGTTGCCTGCGGCAAGTGCCGGTGCGATTTTTCGTGCGAGCATTGCCGTAGGAAAATTCCAAGGAGTGATCGTCGCCACCACTCCGATCGGTCCTTTGGAAACGAAAACGCGGGTGTCCGTTCTGTGAGAAGGAATGATATCTCCGTAAGTACGTTTCGCCTCTTCCGAAAACCATTCGAGATACGAAGCCGCATAAACGATTTCTCCTCTGGATTCTGCGATGGGCTTTCCTTGTTCCAAAGTCATGATTTCCGCAAGGTCTTCTTTGTTTTCCAAAATAAGCCGGAACCATTCGTATAAAATATTCGATCTTTCCTTTGCGGTTTTTTTTCTCCAGGAAGGGAAGGTTTCTTTGGCCGCTTGGATGGCGCGATCCGTTTCCTTCTTTCCCGATTTGGGAACGGTTCCTAGGATTTCAAGAGAAGCGGGATTCTTTACGGTTAAAGTTTCTTTCGAATCCGCATCTATCCAATCGCCGCCGATGTAATTTTTGTTTTTAAAGAGAGATTTGTCCCGGATGGATTTCATAAAGATTGATTGTTATACTTTTCATGGAAAATTCACAGCTTTTTTTTAAAAGGCTTGGAATAAGGACAGTTTGCCTTAGATTTGTTTCCATACAAAAATAGAACCATCAGGAGAGAAAGGACATGAAAAGAAATTATATTATCATATCTTCCGTCGCGGTTTTGGCTTTTGGCCTAACGGCTGCTTGTGGAAAAAAAGAATCCAAGCTGATCGAGATAGGACCTTTGGAAGGAGAAGTTTCCATTATTGCCTGGCCAGGTTATATCGAAAGGGGAGAAACCGACAAATCTTATGATTGGGTTACCGGTTTTGAAAAAGAAACCGGATGTAAGTTGAACATTAAAACGGCAGCTACTTCGGATGAAATGATCGCACTTATGAATGAGGGTGGTTATGATTTGGTTACCGCTTCCGGAGATGCTTCTCTTCGTTTGGTGGCAAGTGGAAAAGTGCAAGAGATCAATATCGACTTGGTTCCCAGTTGGAAATCGGTGGATTCTCGTTTGCAAAATGCAGCCTGGCACACTGTGGAAGGAAAACATTACGGAGTTCCCTATCAATGGGGACCTAACGTTCTTATGTACAATACCAAAATTTTTAAAACGGCCCCTTCCAGCTGGACTGTGGTATTTGAAGAACAAAAACTTCCCGATGGCAAATCCAATAAGAACAGAATACAAGCGTTTGACGGCCCAATTTATATCGCTGATGCCGCACTCTTTTTGAAACATACGAAACCGGAACTGGGAATCACCGATCCGTATGAATTGGATGAAAAACAATACGGAGCAGTGATTGATTTACTGAAAAAACAAAGACAACTTGTTCCTAAATATTGGCATGATGCGATGGTGCAAGTGGATGATTTCAAAAAAGGAAATCTGGTAGCTTCTTCCACATGGCCTTTCCAGGTAAATATGCTCGCCGGTGAAAAACAACCTGTTTCCTCCGTGATTCCCGTAGAAGGTGCAACAGGTTGGGCGGACACAACTATGCTTCATATAGATTCGAAACATATAAACTGCGCTTACAAATGGTTGGAACATTCCATCAGTTTGAAATTACAAGGAGACTTGGCTTCCTGGTTCGGTTCCGTTCCTTCGGTTCCGGCTGCTTGCAAAGGAAACACTTTGTTAGGTGAGAACGGCTGTTCGATCAACGGCTTTAATAATTTCGAAAAGATTTCTTTCTGGCGAACCCCCGTATCAAATTGTTCCGGCGGAAGGAAATGTGTCCCATATAAAAAATGGGCGGAAGATTTTATATCTATCATTGGAAGTAGATAATCGGGATCTGCGGATGATCGGGCGAAGGATAGTCAAATCATGAAGAGAATTGCGGTGTTTTGCGGATCAAATTTCGGAACAGATCCCGAATTCGGAGAAGCTTCCGACCATTTAGCAAGAGTTATGGTGGATAAAAACATCGGACTTGTTTACGGAGGGGGAAGCGGCGGTCTGATGGGAAGGATTGCCGACGAGGTATTGAGATTGGGAGGGGAAGCGATCGGCGTTATTCCTCATAAACTGATAAAGAAGGAAATCGCGCACAATCGCCTAACAGAGTTATTCGTAGTTGAGACCATGCATGAAAGAAAAGCAAAAATGGCCGAATTGTCCGACGGTTTTGTCGCAATGGCGGGCGGCATAGGAACTTTGGAAGAGATCGTCGAAGTATTTACCTGGAGCCAATTGGAATACCACAACAAGCCGTGCGCTTTTTTGAATACTAACGGGTATTATGATACTCTGCTTCGTTTTCTGGACGAGATGGTTCTTAAAAAATTTTTAAACCCGATACAAAAAGAGAAGTTAATCGTAAGTAAGAACCCCTCGGCTCTTCTTGAAAAAATGTTGCTGTCGGAAAAAGGCTAAACGCAAACTACATATTATATTTATGATTACCCGAGAATACTGCCTTACTTTATCCGGATACAATATCTGGCAAAATCGGAATTTGTATTCCATTCTTTCTTCTATGGAAGAAGCTGAATGGAAAAAAGATCATGGTGTTTTTTTCAAATCTTTGCAAGGCACTTTAAATCATCTTCTATACAGTGATCGTGTCTGGTTGGATCGTTTTTACAAAAAAGAAGTCAGCTTAAAAGATCCGAAAGTGATTCTTGCCGAATCAATCGCGGATTGGACGGAAGCAAGAAAAAAGCTGGATGAAGAAATTCATACTTGGATTTCCGGACTTACGAATGATTGGCTTGCGAAAGATTTGGCTTATTTCAGTTATGCTTATAATAAGGAATTGGTCAAACCCGCTTGGTTGCTTGTGACTCATTTGTTTAACCACCAAACACATCATAGAAGCCAAGCAACTTCCGTATTGAATCAAATAGGTCTGAATTACGGTGTGACCGATTTACCTATGTTGCCTTAAACGAAATATCATGACAAACATCATTTCCATAGGCGATATTCACGGCAGATCAGTTTGGAAAAATATAAATCCTGCCGAGTTTGAAAAAATCGTATTTGTAGGTGACTACGTTGATTCTTACGATCTTTCGGACGAAGAAATCATTCAGAACCTGGAAGAAATCATTCGGTTCAAATTGACGAACTTGGATAAGGTGGTTCTTCTTTTGGGGAATCACGATCTGATGTATTTATATCCGAAAGTTCCCAATTTCTTTATGGGCGGGTATAGAAATAGTTATGCTAAACCATTACAGTCGATATTTCTAAATTCGGTTTCTTTATTTCAGATCGCATATCAATACGATCATTTTCTTTGGACCCATGCGGGAGTGAATCGCGGTTGGTATGAAGCCAATCTAAAGACTATAGAAGGGATTCAAAAGGAAAATAACATTCAAAATTTCGGTGCGAATGTATTGTCTGTTATGTGGGAAAAGGGATTTATCAACGAATTGGCTTCGATCGGGCCCATTCGGGGGGGTAGGGAGAGATACGGCGGTATTTTTTGGTCCGATTATATGGAAAATTTGGATTCTGAAAACGGTGCTTTTTTGCCGGGATTCCACCAAATCGTCGGTCATTCCCGTCTTCCGGATATAGAAACTCTCAGATCTTTGGACGGGCATTCTTCCGTCACTCACATCGATTGTTTGGACCGAAGAACTAAATTTTATCAAATAGAGATTTGATTCTTATTTCAAAACTTTTTCAAATCCTTCCACAGCAAAATCAATCTCTTCTTTGGTGATAACAAGCGGAGGAGTAAATCGGATCACAGTATCATGGGTATCTTTGCACAGGATTCCTTCTTCGGCAAGTTTGAGGCAGATGGAGCGGGCGGAAACAGTCAGTTCGATCCCGATCAAAAGCCCCATTCCCCGCACATCTTTGATCAGAGGTGAATTGATCTTTTTGAACTTTTCCAAAGCATAAATCCCCAATTCTTTCGATTTGGAAATCAAATCTTCTTCGAGTAATATCTCTAATGCTTGTTTTGCGATAGCACATCCGAAAGGATTTCCCCCGAATGTGCTACCGTGGCTCCCCGGTTCCATCAGTTCCAGGATATGTTTGTCTCCTAGGACAGCTGAGATGGGATAATACCCTCCGCTGAGGGCTTTCCCGATTGTGATCAAATCCGGTCTTACCGATTCCTTTTCAAAACAGAATCTTTCCCCGGTTCTTCCTAGTCCCGTTTGGATTTCATCTGCGATAAACAGAATATTTGCTTTTTTGCAAATGGACTCGACTGATTTTAAATAAGTGTCGGGTGGAATGAGAACACCTGCTTCCGCTTGGATGGGTTCAACAAGAAAAGCTACTGTATTTTTGGTAATCGCTTTTTCCAAAGCGGAAGGATCACCGAAAGGGATGATTTTAAATCCGGGAGTAAAGGGGCCAAAATCTTTTTTATAGGCTTCTTCCGAAGAAAAGGAAATCAATGTAGTCGTTCTGCCGTGGAAATTATTTTCGCAAACGATGATTTCCGCCTTATCCTTTTCGATTCCTTTGGTGCGATACCCCCAACGTCTTGCGATTTTAATCGCTGTTTCTACCGCTTCGGCACCCGAATTCATCAGCAAAAACATATCTTTTCCACTAAATCGATGTAATGTTTCGTATAACAGCGGTAATTTGGTATTACGGAAAGCTCTTGACGTTAAACTCAGTGTTTTAGCCTGGGTTTCTACGACCTTTATGAGTTTGGGATGGCAGTGTCCCTGGTTCAGAGCGGAGTAGGAGGCAAGGCAATCCAGATATTTATTGCCCAGTATATCCCAAACCCATGTTCCTTCGCCTTTTTCCAGAACTATATCCAGTGGAAGGTAATTGGGAGCACCGAAGGATGATTCCAATTCTAAAAAATGAGCAATAGATTCGGTCATAGATACAAATAATTTGTTAAATCGATAATAGGAAATGTTTATTTTAAAGTTTATATGAAAGTTTGATTACGAAAAAAATAAATAAAATGTTAAATCGTTTTTATCGTAAAATATGAAATTTATTGACAAGGGAGGGTCGTTTAAAACCATTAATATATTAAGTTTTTAGAATATATTTCGTCTCCTATATAAAAATGATAAGTCCGAACAAAATTGAAATTCCAAACACCATTCCTTTAAGCAAAATTTACACAAGAACGTTTTTTCAGGAAGATTCACTCGTATCCAATATTCGTAGAGCTCTACAAAGGGAAATTCCCGTAGATATATTCGAATCCAAGGTAATTCCCGCGATTACCATCCAAGAAAGAATTTTTCTATCGAATTACTATGAAAAACGGAACGGGGTCAACGGCCTTGTTTACAGTTTGAAAAGCATTCCTTTGAAAATAAGTATCGAGACTGCGGAAACGATTCTTGGGGAAGCGAACATTGATGAGGAACAGAAAAAATTCTTATTCAATCTCTATATCTTGAACGAAGAAGAAGGGAAATATATCTTAAAAAGCACAGTAACGGAAGCGGATGAAATAAAAATCCTGCAGATGTTCAAACAAAAAGCGTTTCATATCAGAAATGTGGAAAAGGCTATGATCTCAGAGATTTTAGAGAGAATACCCGATGTTCCCAAAAAAGATACTTTCTTTGCCAATCTTTATACTCCTCCTACTC
The nucleotide sequence above comes from Leptospira kobayashii. Encoded proteins:
- a CDS encoding NAD-dependent succinate-semialdehyde dehydrogenase, yielding MKSIRDKSLFKNKNYIGGDWIDADSKETLTVKNPASLEILGTVPKSGKKETDRAIQAAKETFPSWRKKTAKERSNILYEWFRLILENKEDLAEIMTLEQGKPIAESRGEIVYAASYLEWFSEEAKRTYGDIIPSHRTDTRVFVSKGPIGVVATITPWNFPTAMLARKIAPALAAGNTVVSKPSELTPYSALALAVLGERAGIPKGVWNLVTGDPFAIGESLLQNKDVRKLSFTGSTKTGQYLMEKSAPTLKKLSLELGGNAPFIVFEDADMDEAIKGAMLSKYRNTGQTCICVNRFLVQDSIAEEFATRLSKEAAKLKVGSGLEPGVEQGPLISEAALKKVEAHVQDAVSQGAKILTGGKKHLLGGNFYEPTVLFPINKDMLVFKEETFGPVSSIMTFSSEEDAIAKANDTEFGLASYVYTRDISRIFRMTENLECGMVGVNEGVISSEQVPFGGVKFSGMGREGSKYGMDDYTVTKYICLGGIT
- a CDS encoding ABC transporter substrate-binding protein; the protein is MKRNYIIISSVAVLAFGLTAACGKKESKLIEIGPLEGEVSIIAWPGYIERGETDKSYDWVTGFEKETGCKLNIKTAATSDEMIALMNEGGYDLVTASGDASLRLVASGKVQEINIDLVPSWKSVDSRLQNAAWHTVEGKHYGVPYQWGPNVLMYNTKIFKTAPSSWTVVFEEQKLPDGKSNKNRIQAFDGPIYIADAALFLKHTKPELGITDPYELDEKQYGAVIDLLKKQRQLVPKYWHDAMVQVDDFKKGNLVASSTWPFQVNMLAGEKQPVSSVIPVEGATGWADTTMLHIDSKHINCAYKWLEHSISLKLQGDLASWFGSVPSVPAACKGNTLLGENGCSINGFNNFEKISFWRTPVSNCSGGRKCVPYKKWAEDFISIIGSR
- a CDS encoding TIGR00730 family Rossman fold protein, whose translation is MKRIAVFCGSNFGTDPEFGEASDHLARVMVDKNIGLVYGGGSGGLMGRIADEVLRLGGEAIGVIPHKLIKKEIAHNRLTELFVVETMHERKAKMAELSDGFVAMAGGIGTLEEIVEVFTWSQLEYHNKPCAFLNTNGYYDTLLRFLDEMVLKKFLNPIQKEKLIVSKNPSALLEKMLLSEKG
- a CDS encoding DinB family protein, producing MITREYCLTLSGYNIWQNRNLYSILSSMEEAEWKKDHGVFFKSLQGTLNHLLYSDRVWLDRFYKKEVSLKDPKVILAESIADWTEARKKLDEEIHTWISGLTNDWLAKDLAYFSYAYNKELVKPAWLLVTHLFNHQTHHRSQATSVLNQIGLNYGVTDLPMLP
- a CDS encoding metallophosphoesterase, which codes for MTNIISIGDIHGRSVWKNINPAEFEKIVFVGDYVDSYDLSDEEIIQNLEEIIRFKLTNLDKVVLLLGNHDLMYLYPKVPNFFMGGYRNSYAKPLQSIFLNSVSLFQIAYQYDHFLWTHAGVNRGWYEANLKTIEGIQKENNIQNFGANVLSVMWEKGFINELASIGPIRGGRERYGGIFWSDYMENLDSENGAFLPGFHQIVGHSRLPDIETLRSLDGHSSVTHIDCLDRRTKFYQIEI
- the rocD gene encoding ornithine--oxo-acid transaminase, producing the protein MTESIAHFLELESSFGAPNYLPLDIVLEKGEGTWVWDILGNKYLDCLASYSALNQGHCHPKLIKVVETQAKTLSLTSRAFRNTKLPLLYETLHRFSGKDMFLLMNSGAEAVETAIKIARRWGYRTKGIEKDKAEIIVCENNFHGRTTTLISFSSEEAYKKDFGPFTPGFKIIPFGDPSALEKAITKNTVAFLVEPIQAEAGVLIPPDTYLKSVESICKKANILFIADEIQTGLGRTGERFCFEKESVRPDLITIGKALSGGYYPISAVLGDKHILELMEPGSHGSTFGGNPFGCAIAKQALEILLEEDLISKSKELGIYALEKFKKINSPLIKDVRGMGLLIGIELTVSARSICLKLAEEGILCKDTHDTVIRFTPPLVITKEEIDFAVEGFEKVLK